The following nucleotide sequence is from Podospora bellae-mahoneyi strain CBS 112042 chromosome 1 map unlocalized CBS112042p_1, whole genome shotgun sequence.
TGTTACGAAACACCAAGACTCCCTCAACGGAAGTTGTAAAGTCTTGCAACTGGATATGGGGTTTATCCGGGTGATCTTGTACCCAACCACAGCAATACGTCAGGTGGTTTCGTCAAAGAATAATCTTTTGACCTCAGCTACGGTACTCTTGATTTGTTGTTTGACGGCGTCAAGATATGCTTTCAGAGGATGCGTGGTATCGACGAGAAATAGCAGGTCGGTTCAGCAGGCTGCCTTGAAGATCCCATTTGTGTTGCGTGGTGGTAATGCAGCGTTTGCTCTGTCCACCGCTTCTAGGAACTGACGTATCCGAACCGTAGAGCTGACGGCAGATGCTGTTGAAAAGGTACTGCAAGGGCCGACTCTGAAGGCAGAGCCCTCCACGGACGACCTAACGCTAACAAAGCTCATCTGCGAAGGTGTTGATATCACAGATTCCGAGGGAGTTAAAATTCCAGATTGAGTAGGAGTCGACCTGTCAGATTGCAAAGATAGTGTACTTCTCGTAGCCACAGAACGCAAAAAAGCATTAATGATGGCAGTTATTTCAGCGCGTGAGGCTCTGGAGCGAGAGATGGACTCCATGATTGCTAGAGACTACTGTACGGTTGCCGGAGAGAACGTCTGAGAAGGGGAGCATCGCCTTGCTTATATATGTGTATTAGCGGGCAAAAATCTCGAGTGAGATAAGCACTTTGTGTTTAACTGCTGTCATCTCCTGATAGGTATTTAGGAAATCTTTAAACGCCACTTTAAAGGGGAATGTTGTGGAGTCGGTTGGATGGTGAAAGAACCGGTCGAACTTTGGGGTCTATTTACACGTAATAGCCATTACCCATTACCCACCACTACCGTCACACAGGTGTGTACTTCTCACTGCGGAATGGTGGAGCGGTGCCTAATACGGCTGAGACAGACCATTTGAGAGATGTGGTAACAGCCTCCGGTGGGCGGCCGTTTGCTCCGGTCGAGCCCCAGATTACGAGAGGAATGGGTGAACAAAAAGACTTAGTGTGCTGACACCTCCCAATCACAACCTCCAATTACTAAGTTTAAAGGgcagatggtggaggtgaaaGATCCCAACCGAGCCAAAATTCCTCAACAGTCCGTAGGTACTCTTAGCTCATGATATTCTGCAGCCGGGCCAAAAAGACACATCTCGGATGGTGGGATTCAAATAGGATAGTAAGTCATACTCAATAGGTAGTTGTCGGTGATCAGACTCGCAGAACAACACTCAAAATCCACCCGACGCTTGAGGCAAATGAAAGACTCAGATTGCCTTACTATCAACCTAGTTGTGCAACAGCTGGCCCAGAATCCAGCCACACCATCGCACATGCCATCTGAAAACTGGAACAGCAACCCCAATCATCCCCAAATACCTGACGCCGAAAAGCCTCGACCGATTTTACAAAGTTCAATGGCATCAAAACGCCCCCAGACGCCCTTGactccccccaccaacccttcGATGATAACTCCTCAAGCCTATCTACGTCCCCCACGCACTCGTATCCTCTGCATTCGGATAAAAAAACGCCACCACGCTGATGATAACGTAAGtcgccagcagcagagccCCCTCAAGGTAATTACTCCTCCCATCCAACACCAAAAAGTTAGTGATAAACGCCGAGACAAACAAGCAAACGGTCTCAAAGAGCGTAAAATACAACGTCATGGGTTTCTCCATGATCCAGCCGATAATCACAATCAGCGGCGTGATGAAGAGGGCGATCTGAATCGAGCTGCCTACGGCCACGCCGATGGCCAAATCCATCTTGTTCTTCATGGCAACGGTGATAGCAGTGACGTGCTCGGCCGCGTTGCCAACGATGGGCAGAATGATGAGACCAATGAAGATTTCGCCGATGCTGCTGGTCTTGACAAGACCGTTGATTGAGTCGACCATGAACTCGGCACAAACAGCTACAAGAGCGGTCGATACGAGCAGCAAGATGACTGCGCTCCGACGGGAGAGCTCTTCAACATTTTCCTCGGCATCAGCCACAGCGCCGTTCGGGACGGCGGCCAGAGGAATCTGAGAGGGCATCATCGCACCGGGAGGGCGGCCGAACTGGTTTAGGCGGTCGGGCAGCGAGTTCGTACGACGAATTCCATAACGAACACGAGGCACTGGACCAGAGGGTACGGTCGGCATCGAGAAATCAGTGGGACTGGTAAATACTGTGGGCGCAAGGCTGCGAGCGACAGGTCGCAGTGTCCCACGAAGTCCCTGGAACGGACTGCTTCGGGTCTGAACGACTTCACTCATGCCCTCAACATTCGGGGTCAATTGTGACATGGCGAAATCGACTCTCCGAGGCTCGCCAGGTGAGAGGGGAGCCTTAATCCCAACAGCTGCTTCCTCGTCAATGGGTTGGTCCATGAATTCTTGGGAGCCGTTTCTCCGTGACTTGCGGTGCTTGTGATGTTTGCGATGCTTCTTGTGTCTCCGGTAACGATCACGCTTCCTGTGACGAGGTGGCTTTTCATCTTCAATGGCATCCTCGTGCGCCTCCAAAATCCCGGTTCCAGCCTTGGAAATACGGTTCCTTGCGGTCTCTTCAGAAGGCTGTCCCTCGCTCGTAGTACCGAAAGAGGGACTTCTAGTAGGGGTTCGCGTGCGAGTAGTGCTGTGGCCTTCACTCGTGTCGACTGAAATGATGCTGGACTTGCGATGGCGCTTGATAGCTCGTCTCATTCTCTTGCCAACAGTTTCTCGTGATGAATCAGAGTCGGAAGAATCTGAGTCACTCGACGAGCTGCTCTCTGAACTTGACGAGTCCAGCCAGTTGGCGACCGGTCCAGGTGTTGCCTCCTCATCAATGATGTGCTGTGGTGTCGACTCGTACATGTATGAATGTGACAGAAGCTGAAAGAGGAGATATATGATATACACCAACAGAAGAATCTACGATGATTAGTCTCGATAGCGACCAAATCCCGAACGGCTCTACTTACCACACTAGTACCACGGCTGATCTTGAGAGATTGGGCATCTGCTAGGTTCGAGTCGTTGAACGAAGCATGGAATGCAGTCTGTACACAATCAGTATGTGTCCACAAACTTCCTGGAAATTCCACACTTACTGGCAACACCAAGCTGATCACACTCAAACTCAATAGACAAGCACTCATCTGGGTGACGGTGCTGTTGTAGATCTGTTCCCGGAAGCGAAGACCGCCAAGGAAGAACGACATGCCCAGAATCAGTAACAAGTTGGCCAAGATAGACCCAAGAAGAGAGGCCTGAACGATACGGAATTCATCCTGTTTTTGGTTAGAAATATGCCAAACCGGCTGCACGGTAACACGTACCTTGACCAAAGCAATGCTGTTCAACGATGAAGGTGGTTAGCAATAACGTGAACACAGATTGAGGCAAAGTTCAGAAGGTTGGTGCCGCCAGGCTTGCATCACTAAGCAGGGGTTAAGGTACATACATGCTGTGCATCGTGTTAGTGAACCGTTTGATAACTAGCTGACAGGCACGCCAAGATATGTATGACTTACAAGATGATCAGCTCTACCGCATTACCAAAAGTAATGTTCAGCAATGCGCCAAGGGAGTCGCCGAGCTTGCGCGCTACGGCTTCGGTAGCAAAGCTCAAGAGACCAGCAAGAGGTATGATGGCGACGGCATTCATGCCAAAAATGATGCCCGGAGAAATGCCCGGGACTTGCTCGACGGCGATGCCGATGGGGACAAAAACCAGCAAAAGGTTCAGTTTGGAATGGAATAAGACAAATTTGATAGTGCGCAGTATTCTACTGGGGATGCTGTCCTTGGTACCAGGTTCCCGCTGTGGTTGAGAGTCTTCGTGTGGGTGTTTCCCATCACCCGCTTCGCCTAGGACAGGTCCCGGCTTCTCGGGCTGCGATGTTGTACCGGGCATGGGCGTGCCACAACAACCATCTTCAGTCGTGTCGGCACCACCAGAGGCTGGCGGCGTTGGCATGGTGCCGCCGGGGCTGGCAGACATGGCTGATGCTCCATGCTGGCTGTCGGACTGTGTCGGCTCCAGGGTGGATGGATTGCTGATGGGAATCTGGTTTGAATTGATCTGTTTGGAAGGGTGATTCGTGGGTTTGCTTCTTATCCACGAGTTAATTCTATCCGTGTACCGAGATTTATCAGAGGTGAGTTCCTTCATCGAGGaaggtgggtgttgatgaagaatgATACGAAGTATCAAGGTATCTTTTAAGTTCGACGGATCGATTAGGAAGATGGAAGTGGCAGGGAAATGGCTGTGAGCCTTGATGGGGAAACGTGTTGAAGTACGCAAGTAATAGCAGAAAGGAGAGAGTGGCATGTGGCGGGCCACGTCCTGCAAAAACGTTGGAGGGGGGACAATGGGGGTCCAGTTGGGATGGCCCTGCCAAGGGCACGGGTGATCGGCAAGCCTGCCACTCCCGCTTTGGCCTTGGCTAAAGCTCCCCAGAAAAACAAGCTTCGGGCCCACCCTCCTACGTCATCTCGCTCTTTATTTTGTAGCGACCTCTAGAACCTCGTACTTCTCGAGAGAATGTCTCACAGTAAACAGCAATCTACGAGGAAACAAAGGCCCCGGGAACCCGCCTAGTGCATTTAAACACTTCAAAAtatgcaaaaaaaaagaaacaaaaaaaacaaagtcGATAAAATCAGCCCGCAGCATCACAAGGTGGGTTTCCTGTACGCCAGTCATCTGAACACACGCAATACGTATAcaagcagcaacaccaatgTTGACAGGGCAGCTGAAAGAGTGCAGTTGAGAGAGTGGGAAGGTGGCCAACAGTAATGAGACGACACACGTCAATGCAACTTGTCTATGTGATGCTTTCTGCAAAACAAATAAGTTTATAAACTAAATCTGTGTACAAAAATAAAGCCACTTCGGCAGTTGGAGCggcgccaagaaggccaagcaGGAACCAGAAAGCTTGACCGCACCGCTCTCGACCTCCGAAATCTTCTGAGGCCAGCAACATCTTGATGAGATGAGTGCTGAGCGTCAACCTCCCGCCATGACATAAGCTGACGAAACATGGAGTGATGTCATTCTCACTCCCATCAAATTCAGAGCGTGAACTCGGATTTGCGCTCTGTATTTCTGAATAAACAACATTGCGCTCTGTATTTCTGAATAAACAACATCTACAGCCACGTGGCTTCTTTCTCTGCTTTTGCTTATTCATTTGGCCTGGCCACCTCCCATCTTTGACGAATTTCACCAGCTTCGCAAATGTCCACTCGGCGGCGACCATAAAACCGAAACGAGCCAACTAGGTTCTTCCATTTGTTATCCATTGGCGACCAGAAATCCCCAAGCTGGTACCATCTGGTTATCTTGACGGTGCAGCTCTCGCTGAGAATAGATCGTTCTGATGACTGTGTGGGGTTGGAATCATCCGCATACGCGATCTCCACCTGGAAATCAGTGAAGCAGATGGGACACGATGTGGTATTGCGATCAGCACCTGAAAATGGCGGGAATGGGATAATCCAGACGCCTTCCAATAACGGTCGATCGGGTCGAGTACTCGCATATGAGATGGCACGGACGAATATCATATCTGCTCTCCATCACACGCATGAAAAGCCTCATTTCTCTTTTGTTCCCATACTTCGTCGATTGCGTGAAATGCTTGTACCCTTTACGTAAAGCTCATCGTTGATGATCTTTGCTTCCCAGGCCTGGGTTTCTTCAATCCTGTGTGGTCTGTGCAGCACTCCCGACGCATTGGCTACCTCGAGGTTCAAGACCTTCACATCCGACACATGCCACTTGCCATAGAAGTGACGATTCATAACGAACCGATTCAAGTTGGAATTCAGATTATATCCACCCAGAGACCATAAACCAAAGGTCGTCAAAGAAACCTGACCGAACGGTGACATATATCTGATATCAGGCCGGTTGGAAATTGGGCAATAGTAAGGAGTCTTCCAGTCATACCCCCATCGGTGGGGCCTCATGCAGACAAAGCACAGCTAGAGGGGAGGACAATCTTGTTCAATCCATCCTAGAAGCGTAATTCTAGCTTCGCCGGTCAAAAGCACTGCGGGTGACTGTGGGAGGTAACTGCAATAAAAATACTGGCAGGTCAAGACGAATGAGACGACGGATTCAGGAGGGAGATTCTCTAGAATCATGTAGTTCTGCGGGTAGTTCAAAACCGGGCGGAGACACCAGGGTTTGCCCTCTCCATAAGCGTGACGGAAGAAGTCGTCGAAAGGAAGTGGCCGGGGCCATGATGAATCCAAGCAACCACTGCAGGTGTGTGAAGAGAATGTCCAGAGAGTGAATGTGGTGCAAAAAACTGTTCATAGGGGCCAAGGCGTTATCAGTGCAAATAGGATGGCCCTAAAGAAGCCACAAAGCCCTTGTTTCTATCAAAGTTTCACTGAGCAAATGCTTATTTCGAGATCACGCGGAGTGCTGCCAGCTGCCATCTCCTCGAGGGCGAAACTCCCAAGCTGCCGATGCAGGTTGCacaagttggtggtgatagcCCCAAGAACGATGCCTCATCCAGCAAGACGAAAGACTGCGGTCTAATCTATTCTAGATATTGTTTTCTGCGGTAACCTAATAAGAACGAGCATCTAACCTTTTCCCGGGCCTTCAAGTACCACTTCGATATGTTCCAACATCAGGTATACACATCTCAGATTTTAAGCCACGTGCCAAAAGACATTAGACACCTTCAGCATTCTTGTTAATACCTCATCGAAACCGATAAAGACCCATCTAGAGAT
It contains:
- a CDS encoding uncharacterized protein (COG:P; EggNog:ENOG503NZGD); translation: MPLSPFCYYLRTSTRFPIKAHSHFPATSIFLIDPSNLKDTLILRIILHQHPPSSMKELTSDKSRYTDRINSWIRSKPTNHPSKQINSNQIPISNPSTLEPTQSDSQHGASAMSASPGGTMPTPPASGGADTTEDGCCGTPMPGTTSQPEKPGPVLGEAGDGKHPHEDSQPQREPGTKDSIPSRILRTIKFVLFHSKLNLLLVFVPIGIAVEQVPGISPGIIFGMNAVAIIPLAGLLSFATEAVARKLGDSLGALLNITFGNAVELIIFIALVKDEFRIVQASLLGSILANLLLILGMSFFLGGLRFREQIYNSTVTQMSACLLSLSVISLVLPTAFHASFNDSNLADAQSLKISRGTSVILLLVYIIYLLFQLLSHSYMYESTPQHIIDEEATPGPVANWLDSSSSESSSSSDSDSSDSDSSRETVGKRMRRAIKRHRKSSIISVDTSEGHSTTRTRTPTRSPSFGTTSEGQPSEETARNRISKAGTGILEAHEDAIEDEKPPRHRKRDRYRRHKKHRKHHKHRKSRRNGSQEFMDQPIDEEAAVGIKAPLSPGEPRRVDFAMSQLTPNVEGMSEVVQTRSSPFQGLRGTLRPVARSLAPTVFTSPTDFSMPTVPSGPVPRVRYGIRRTNSLPDRLNQFGRPPGAMMPSQIPLAAVPNGAVADAEENVEELSRRSAVILLLVSTALVAVCAEFMVDSINGLVKTSSIGEIFIGLIILPIVGNAAEHVTAITVAMKNKMDLAIGVAVGSSIQIALFITPLIVIIGWIMEKPMTLYFTLFETVCLFVSAFITNFLVLDGRSNYLEGALLLATYVIISVVAFFYPNAEDTSAWGT